The stretch of DNA ATGACAAAGGCGAAATTATTGGTTTGCAGAATTCCAAAAAACTTCTTGAAGATATTCCAAATAAAGTAAGAGACATTCTTGGCATTTTGGTAGATGTTAATTTGCATAAAACCGAAAAAGGAGATTTTCTTGAAATCATCGTTGATCCACAACCTTTTCCTGTTAACTACAAAGGACAGTATCATTACAGAAGCGGAAGCACCAAACAAGAATTAAAAGGTGCTACATTAGACAAATTTATGCTTGAAAAGAAAGGAAAAAAATGGGATGGTGTTCCCGTTCCAAATGTTTCTGTTAATGACTTAAAGATTGAAACTTTTGAGTTTTTCAAGAAAAGAGCGATAATCAGCAGAAGGCTTGATGAAAGTATTTTAACTGAAAATAACATCAATATCCTTGAAAATCTGAGATTAACTGAAAAACCATATCTAAAACGGGCATCAATATTACTTTTTCATCCCGACCCTGAACAGTATTTTACAGGTGCATTTGTAAAAATTGGTCACTTTCAGTCAGATACTGAATTAGTATTTCAAGACGAAGTAAATGGAAATTTATTTGAACAAGTAGAAAAAACAATTGATTTACTATTCACTAAATATATCAAGGCAATTATCTCGTATGAAGGCATACACAGAGTTGAAACTTATGAATATCCCAAAGATGCTGTACGTGAAGCAATTTTAAATGCACTTGCCCATAAAGATTATTCAATAGGTGTTCCGGTTCAAATAAGTGTTTACGATGATAAACTCATGA from Bacteroidota bacterium encodes:
- a CDS encoding ATP-binding protein; this encodes MQESQNIEWKEKWKDDYLKWICGFANASGGKIIIGKNDKGEIIGLQNSKKLLEDIPNKVRDILGILVDVNLHKTEKGDFLEIIVDPQPFPVNYKGQYHYRSGSTKQELKGATLDKFMLEKKGKKWDGVPVPNVSVNDLKIETFEFFKKRAIISRRLDESILTENNINILENLRLTEKPYLKRASILLFHPDPEQYFTGAFVKIGHFQSDTELVFQDEVNGNLFEQVEKTIDLLFTKYIKAIISYEGIHRVETYEYPKDAVREAILNALAHKDYSIGVPVQISVYDDKLMIWNYGQLPTDWTIDNLKQKHSSIPYNPDISNAFFRAGYIEAWGRGTIKIIEQCKEHGLPNPEFENTGKDFWVIFRKDIYNEKYLEELKLNERQIKAVLYIKEKGEITNSEYQILNGANYKTAYRDLEKLVEASVLLKKGEKKGTFYILK